The following are encoded together in the Zygosaccharomyces rouxii strain CBS732 chromosome C complete sequence genome:
- the TFB4 gene encoding TFIIH/NER complex subunit TFB4 (highly similar to uniprot|Q12004 Saccharomyces cerevisiae YPR056W), producing MNFFEPFKQISEKSADDKKPIMDAISDPTFQPTKPRSHLAEETPSLLTVIVDTAPRLWAELDNERNQTGKIIDMLKSLLVFLNAHLAFNSSNQVAVIAAHSQGIKYLYPKSSSNQSNSLKGKDLSIINNDMYRQFRNVDETLVEELYGLFQQEKEQADEVTQKSTLAGAMSAGLTYVNRVSKELETISFKSRLLVVTCGSGGGRDEIFQYIPIMNCIFSATKLKCPIDVVKIGGSKESTFLQQTTDATQGVYLHAESTEGLIQYLATAMFIDPSLRQIIVKPNQGSVDFRTSCYLTGKVVAIGYICSVCLCVLSVSPPGNRCPACDSEFDERVISKFKRIKK from the coding sequence ATGAACTTCTTCGAACCTTTTAAACAGATAAGTGAAAAGTCTGCAGATGATAAAAAGCCTATCATGGATGCCATTTCTGACCCTACATTTCAACCGACTAAACCCCGTTCACATTTAGCTGAAGAAACACCGTCTCTGTTGACGGTCATTGTAGATACAGCTCCAAGACTTTGGGCGGAACTGGACAATGAGAGAAATCAAACTGGTAAGATAATCGATATGTTAAAATCGCTATTAGTATTTCTAAATGCACACTTGGCTTTCAATAGCTCTAATCAAGTGGCAGTCATTGCGGCACATTCTCAAGGAATCAAATATTTATATCCAAAGAGTAGTTCCAATCAAAGCAACTCTCTCAAAGGTAAGGATCTTTCGATTATCAACAATGACATGTACCGACAGTTCAGAAATGTAGACGAAACGCTGGTCGAGGAATTATATGGCCTTTTCCAGCAGGAGAAAGAACAAGCTGATGAAGTTACACAAAAGAGTACTTTAGCAGGCGCTATGTCTGCAGGATTAACATATGTGAATAGAGTTTCGAAAGAATTAGAGacaatttcattcaaatcaAGACTACTGGTGGTTACATgtggtagtggtggtggtagagatgaaatctttcaatATATTCCCATTATGAACTGTATCTTCTCAGCTACTAAATTGAAATGTCCCATAGATGTCGTAAAGATTGGTGGTAGCAAAGAGAGTACATTTCTACAACAGACTACAGATGCTACTCAGGGTGTATACTTACATGCGGAATCAACAGAGGGACTCATACAGTATTTGGCCACTGCGATGTTCATTGATCCATCCTTAAGACAAATTATTGTTAAACCAAACCAAGGGTCTGTGGATTTTAGAACCTCATGTTATCTTACTGGTAAAGTGGTGGCCATTGGTTACATCTGTTCAGTGTGTCTATGTGTTCTATCAGTGAGTCCACCAGGTAATAGATGCCCAGCATGCGATTCTGAATTCGATGAAAGGGTAATATCGAAGTTTAAGAGAATCAAAAAATGA
- a CDS encoding uncharacterized protein (conserved hypothetical protein) has protein sequence MKKRSYGNVDMSKRGRQGFQDEDSQTTSGSTIICQEHPCVLNHVPIELYTEHVQQYHEHRCEACWGNFVTEKLLEIHQEECHNPFRQKSSLRCFESNCVQEFNTQDQRIDHLLKEHNYPNTFDFNIISRGYTFE, from the coding sequence ATGAAAAAAAGGTCCTATGGCAATGTAGACATGTCAAAAAGAGGTCGTCAAGGCTTTCAGGATGAAGATTCCCAGACCACAAGTGGCTCTACGATTATTTGTCAAGAACATCCATGTGTTTTAAACCATGTCCCCATTGAACTATATACCGAACATGTCCAACAGTATCATGAACATCGATGCGAAGCATGTTGGGGAAATTTCGTTACTGAAAAGTTACTAGAGATTCATCAAGAGGAATGTCACAATCCCTTTCGTCAAAAATCTTCACTACGATGTTTTGAATCTAATTGTGTACAAGAATTCAATACCCAAGATCAGAGGATCGATCACCTTCTCAAAGAGCACAACTACCCAAACACATTTGATTTTAATATCATCTCCAGAGGTTACAcatttgaataa
- the BRR1 gene encoding Brr1p (similar to uniprot|Q99177 Saccharomyces cerevisiae YPR057W BRR1 snRNP protein component of spliceosomal snRNPs required for pre-mRNA splicing and snRNP biogenesis in null mutant newly-synthesized snRNAs are destabilized and 3'-end processing is slowed), with amino-acid sequence MDSEDQSLDSIFGQQRAFSLDDPLVDPHVVAYLQGVRTQALRTSAISTHGRSASPKHSADLYDDEVPSKGIPESLSAIEDGMSPWVEWFNETRDIILEEGKSSHEYDDDSLELVLHHLKNYLQEQKGLKGISAHVLNILQDLGPMSKSNDGDDGDNDELEIDPEWAQSMLLNFKSQKIASLEDLKNCIKSKNQTPPRGFKEWYHFLQSHEPAHTYFTGKIINGETLWTLVQYMSHDWIKDIHKQKRFSRAQRFSAWLLYILFHIPTNVTAEYVSNIRELGKRCKKAILADAMVAESKRPVLLKDCQSSEMVELSTPSPPPELDILRLTLVVIAVVYRQRDLTNWQDQAL; translated from the coding sequence ATGGATTCAGAGGACCAGTCATtagattcaatttttggtcAGCAAAGAGCATTCAGCTTGGATGATCCGCTAGTGGATCCCCATGTTGTAGCTTACTTGCAAGGTGTAAGAACCCAAGCGCTAAGGACCAGCGCCATTTCGACCCATGGGCGGTCAGCTTCCCCCAAGCACAGTGCAGACCTCtacgatgatgaagtgCCTTCTAAAGGGATTCCAGAGTCTTTGTCAGCCATTGAAGATGGTATGTCGCCTTGGGTAGAATGGTTTAATGAGACCAGAGATATCATTCTGGAAGAAGGTAAATCTAGCCACGAGTACGATGACGATTCGTTAGAATTGGTTCTGCaccatttgaagaattatttacaagaacaaaaagGTCTCAAAGGCATTTCTGCACACGTTCTGAACATATTGCAAGATCTGGGACCCATGTCAAAGAGCAacgatggtgatgatggtgataatgATGAGTTAGAGATCGACCCAGAGTGGGCTCAATCGATGCTACTGAACTTCAAGTCTCAGAAAATTGCTtctttagaagatttaaagaattgcatcAAATCTAAGAATCAAACACCTCCCAGAGGTTTCAAAGAATGGTACCATTTTCTACAGTCTCATGAACCAGCTCATACCTATTTTACAGGAAAGATTATCAACGGTGAAACTTTGTGGACATTGGTACAATACATGTCACACGACTGGATTAAAGATATTCACAAGCAGAAAAGGTTTTCAAGAGCGCAAAGGTTCAGTGCATGGCTTCTATACATCCTTTTCCATATACCTACCAATGTTACTGCTGAATATGTCAGTAATATTAGAGAACTGGGTAAGAGATGTAAGAAGGCCATTTTAGCTGATGCTATGGTAGCAGAAAGTAAGAGACCCGTTCTTCTCAAAGATTGTCAGTCATCGGAAATGGTAGAATTGAGTACACCTTCACCACCTCCAGAATTGGACATACTTAGACTCACGCTAGTAGTAATTGCAGTGGTGTACCGTCAGAGAGATTTAACCAATTGGCAAGATCAGGCTCTCTGA
- the YMC1 gene encoding organic acid transporter (similar to uniprot|P32331 Saccharomyces cerevisiae YPR058W YMC1 Putative mitochondrial inner membrane transporter member of the mitochondrial carrier (MCF) family), translated as MSEEFPTPQLIDDLEIRPDHDKTRVAKDLLAGTAGGIAQVLVGQPFDTTKVRIQTSTTPTTAKEVVGNLLKKEGPLAFYKGTLTPLIGVGACVSFQFGVNEAMKRYFHHKNPKGVHTLTLPQYYACGFIGGLSNSFLASPIEHVRIRLQTQTGSGTSAVYKGPWDLIKKLKAKGALMRGLGTTAIRESHGCGIYFLTYEALIAHQIHKGVPRKEIPAWKLCTYGAISGTSLWLMVFPMDVIKSVMQTDNLDNPKFGRNTVAVARNMYKEYGIKSFFKGFGPIMVRAAPANAATFATFEMTMRLLG; from the coding sequence ATGTCTGAAGAGTTTCCTACACCTCAATTGATCGATGATTTGGAGATTCGTCCAGACCATGATAAGACGAGAGTAGCTAAGGATCTGTTAGCTGGTACTGCAGGCGGTATCGCGCAAGTTCTTGTAGGCCAGCCCTTTGATACTACTAAGGTCAGGATTCAAACTTCCACTACACCAACTACTGCTAAGGAAGTTGTAggaaatcttttgaagaaagaggGGCCTTTGGCCTTTTACAAGGGTACTTTGACACCGTTAATAGGTGTAGGGGCCTGTGTATCATTTCAATTCGGTGTTAACGAAGCTATGAAAAGATATTTCCATCATAAAAACCCTAAGGGCGTCCATACTTTGACACTTCCGCAATACTATGCCTGTGGTTTCATCGGTGGCTTGAGTAATTCCTTCCTAGCTTCGCCCATTGAACATGTAAGAATACGTTTACAGACCCAAACTGGATCAGGGACCAGTGCTGTTTACAAGGGTCCCTGGGATTTAATTAAAAAGTTGAAAGCCAAAGGCGCACTCATGCGTGGACTGGGTACAACTGCCATTAGAGAGAGTCACGGATGTGGTATTTATTTCTTAACTTATGAAGCCTTGATAGCACATCAAATTCATAAAGGTGTACCAAGGAAAGAGATTCCAGCTTGGAAATTGTGCACTTATGGTGCAATTTCAGGTACTTCGCTTTGGCTAATGGTTTTCCCTATGGACGTTATTAAATCTGTTATGCAGACAGATAATTTGGATaatccaaaatttggtagaaATACGGTTGCAGTGGCAAGAAATATGTATAAAGAATATGGAATTAAgtcttttttcaaaggtttTGGTCCCATCATGGTAAGAGCTGCCCCCGCCAACGCAGCTACCTTTGCCACATTTGAAATGACAATGAGATTACTTGGTTAG
- the ARO7 gene encoding chorismate mutase ARO7 (highly similar to uniprot|P32178 Saccharomyces cerevisiae YPR060C ARO7 Chorismate mutase catalyzes the conversion of chorismate to prephenate to initiate the tyrosine/phenylalanine-specific branch of aromatic amino acid biosynthesis), which translates to MVAKTARLLIRLKSARRMDFTKPETVLDLANIRDELVRMEDSIIFKFIERSHFPTCPAVYQKNDPQLPLPDFEGSFLDWALIRMEITHSQLRRFESPDETPFFPQKIVKPILPSINYPRVLAPYSPEVNYNNKVKTLYEKEIIPLISKRDGNQPENYGSVATNDIEALQSLSRRIHFGKFVAEAKFQDDKPLYTDLIKRRDIDGITKHITNSAVEEKILQRLTRKAEVYGVDPINNQSERRITPEYLVRIYKDFVIPMTKEVEIDYLLRRLEAPL; encoded by the coding sequence ATGGTTGCTAAAACAGCAAGACTTTTAATCCGATTAAAGAGTGCCAGACGAATGGATTTCACTAAACCTGAGACCGTGTTGGACTTGGCCAACATTAGAGATGAACTGGTAAGAATGGAAGATTCCATTATCTTTAAATTTATCGAAAGATCCCATTTCCCCACATGTCCAGCTGTCTACCAAAAGAACGATCCGCAACTACCATTACCTGATTTCGAAGGTTCCTTCTTAGATTGGGCTTTGATACGTATGGAAATCACACATTCTCAATTACGCAGATTTGAATCTCCCGATGAGACTCCTTTCTTTCCACAGAAGATAGTGAAACCAATTTTACCCAGTATCAATTATCCTAGAGTTTTGGCACCTTATTCACCCGAGGTTAACTATAACAATAAAGTCAAAACTCTTTATGAGAAAGAGATTATACCATTAATTTCCAAGCGTGATGGTAACCAACCAGAAAATTACGGATCTGTAGCCACCAATGATATAGAAGCCTTACAAAGCCTGAGTCgaagaatccattttggtaaatttgtTGCGGAAGccaaatttcaagatgATAAACCTCTGTACACAGATCTGATCAAACGTAGGGATATCGACGGAATTACGAAACACATTACCAATTCTGCTGTCGAGGAAAAGATTCTACAAAGATTGACAAGGAAAGCTGAAGTTTACGGCGTGGATCCAATCAATAATCAAAGTGAAAGGCGAATAACCCCAGAATACTTGGTAAGAATCTACAAAGACTTCGTTATTCCAATGACGAAAGAGGTAGAAATCGACTACTTGTTGAGAAGGCTGGAGGCCCCATtataa
- the JID1 gene encoding Jid1p (similar to uniprot|Q12350 Saccharomyces cerevisiae YPR061C): MITRQCVGRNFIPQTRRWASHMNVESDNNSHIFDSEWTQEKNPTPYSVFGFRESCGVDRKQLKKRYHGFAKLYHPDISDSLRITRSPSPDDSISSEEKLQRFRMVTNAYEILNDDSKKRLYDHTHSGWSYGPQGSRATNNGFQQGNSHGYKSNATYAYYNAGTWEDLNDLGKEDRAKLDPWTLLLWVCGLAICFEGTSLLSRLEDTIVGKHFTQEQTENDLVQSRINYGLETDKFNRLRRFLWFRAFGLYRSKDELDREAIKNERMVQNLKNKERERRDQE, from the coding sequence ATGATTACGAGACAATGTGTCGGGAGGAATTTCATTCCCCAGACTCGCAGATGGGCCTCTCATATGAATGTTGAGAGTGATAACAATTCGCACATCTTTGACAGTGAGTGGACTCAAGAGAAAAATCCTACGCCCTATAGCGTATTTGGTTTTAGAGAATCTTGTGGAGTTGATCGTAAACAGCTAAAGAAACGATATCATGGGTTCGCCAAGCTTTATCACCCTGATATATCTGATAGTTTAAGAATAACGAGATCACCCAGCCCTGACGATTCAATATCATCCGAGGAGAAATTGCAAAGGTTCAGAATGGTCACTAATGCTTATGAAATTCTAAACGACGATAGTAAGAAAAGGTTATACGACCATACACATTCCGGTTGGTCGTACGGTCCTCAAGGCTCTCGTGCGACTAACAATGGATTTCAACAGGGTAATTCTCACGGTTATAAATCTAATGCTACGTATGCATATTACAATGCGGGCACCTGGGAAGATTTAAACGATTTAGGCAAGGAGGACAGAGCAAAATTAGATCCCTGGacccttcttctttgggTTTGTGGCCTTGCAATATGCTTTGAGGGGACGTCGCTATTGAGCCGACTGGAAGATACAATTGTAGGTAAGCATTTTACGCAGGAACAGACGGAGAATGACTTGGTACAATCGAGAATAAATTATGGGTTAGAGACCGACAAGTTCAACAGATTACGTAGGTTTCTTTGGTTTAGAGCCTTTGGTCTCTACAGATCAAAGGATGAACTAGATAGGGAGGCAATCAAAAACGAACGGATGGTACAAAATCTGAAGAACAAGGAAAGGGAACGTCGGGATCAGGAATAA
- the FCY1 gene encoding cytosine deaminase (highly similar to uniprot|Q12178 Saccharomyces cerevisiae YPR062W FCY1 Cytosine deaminase involved in salvage pathways of pyrimidine metabolism) — protein sequence MDSASRWDGLGMDIAYEEALIGYKENGVPIGGCLIDSRDGRVLGRGHNLRYQKNSATLHGEISTLENCGRLPASVYRHATMYTTLSPCDMCTGAIVMYGIPRCVIGEHDNFKSPGEVYLESRGHQVVVVDDKRCKDLMKKFILERPGDWAEDIGE from the coding sequence atggattcagCAAGTCGTTGGGATGGATTAGGTATGGACATTGCCTATGAAGAGGCATTAATTGGTTACAAAGAGAACGGTGTGCCCATTGGAGGCTGTTTGATCGATTCCAGAGATGGAAGAGTTCTTGGACGTGGACACAATTTGAGATACCAGAAGAATTCAGCAACCCTCCATGGTGAGATATCTACTTTAGAAAATTGCGGTAGACTACCCGCAAGCGTCTATCGCCATGCTACGATGTATACAACCTTGTCACCTTGTGATATGTGTACCGGTGCCATTGTCATGTATGGGATCCCCAGATGTGTTATTGGAGAACATGATAATTTTAAGTCACCTGGCGAAGTCTACTTGGAATCTAGAGGTCATCAAGTTGTGGTAGTCGACGACAAGAGGTGTAAAgatctgatgaagaaatttatcTTAGAAAGACCCGGAGATTGGGCAGAAGACATCGGAGAGTAG
- a CDS encoding uncharacterized protein (similar to gnl|GLV|CAGL0D01540g Candida glabrata CAGL0D01540g and weakly similar to uniprot|Q12160 Saccharomyces cerevisiae YPR063C Hypothetical ORF), whose translation MPVKRSDLSVIYKHQAPPKSPYASSSSVSGLVNQSTPMIAMFLKNKFLAWFALIQSFYAYLNFSPEETSSNSSNPSDQSPGLRVAMSVIGLFVCYMGLVFPQPAPASFSKAPDASASATAAAAATSS comes from the coding sequence ATGCCAGTGAAGAGAAGTGATTTATCTGTGATCTATAAGCATCAGGCACCCCCAAAGAGTCCATATGCGTCGAGTTCCAGTGTAAGTGGGTTGGTCAACCAATCAACACCAATGATTGCCATGTTCTTAAAAAACAAGTTCCTGGCATGGTTTGCACTAATACAGAGTTTCTATgcatatttgaatttttccccCGAAGAGACCAGCTCCAACAGTTCGAACCCATCTGATCAAAGTCCAGGTCTTAGGGTTGCAATGAGTGTAATTGGACTATTTGTTTGCTACATGGGCCTCGTTTTCCCCCAACCAGCGCCAGCATCATTCAGCAAGGCACCTGATGCATCTGCGTCTGCAActgcagcagcagcagctacGTCTTCATAA
- the VID24 gene encoding glucose-induced degradation complex subunit VID24 (similar to uniprot|P38263 Saccharomyces cerevisiae YBR105C VID24 also involved in vacuolar protein targeting peripheral vesicle membrane protein): MINESTKNVKGGKQQQQQPPYAHEESADTVVSVTPTSAKASAVSAAVQLPGLLRQEPQRSSSRDSLGSLQQLVDRGDEDCSGCDKPYIDEDWSSYGVSPPVRSPSSNSCTTTTNYLRPRMQFTGYQISGYKKYQVVINLKTVGLPTCGVTSASPHITGFLTIRGLTNQHPEITTYFEAFAVTHRELGFLSSSWSKDSVLNSCRADDQTDLEHWLNFPAFKELFLHGSKDGAPTLNDVIDGTCEFDNYLEQRFVFMRWKEKYLVPEDLSDGVEGASYDGFYYIVHDQVTGNVQGFYYHKDAEKFQQLELVPSSETAVECSSCDFEMA; this comes from the coding sequence ATGATCAACGAGAGTACAAAGAACGTCAAAGGTGGcaagcagcagcaacagcagccACCTTATGCACACGAAGAATCTGCGGATACCGTTGTGAGTGTCACACCCACTTCCGCGAAAGCATCTGCAGTGAGTGCTGCTGTACAACTCCCCGGTCTGCTTCGGCAAGAACCCCAACGTAGTAGTTCAAGAGATAGTCTTGGATCTTTACAACAACTGGTCGATAGGGGCGATGAAGACTGCTCCGGTTGTGACAAACCGTATATCGATGAAGATTGGTCCAGTTACGGAGTTTCACCGCCCGTAAGAAGTCCAAGTTCGAACAGCTGCACAACGACTACTAATTATTTGAGACCGCGCATGCAGTTTACCGGATATCAAATCTCCGGTTATAAAAAATACCAAGTGGTCATAAATCTGAAAACGGTAGGTTTACCAACATGCGGAGTTACATCTGCGTCGCCTCATATTACCGGGTTTCTTACGATCAGAGGGTTGACGAACCAACATCCGGAAATCACCACATATTTCGAAGCATTTGCGGTTACGCACAGGGAATTGGGATTTTTATCTTCGAGCTGGTCAAAGGACTCTGTGCTGAATTCGTGCAGAGCCGATGATCAAACGGATTTGGAGCACTGGTTAAATTTTCCCGCgttcaaagaattatttTTACACGGGTCTAAAGATGGCGCTCCGACTTTGAACGATGTTATAGACGGCACTTGTGAATTTGACAATTATCTGGAACAGAGGTTTGTGTTTATGCGCTGGAAGGAAAAATATTTGGTGCCGGAGGATTTATCCGACGGTGTGGAGGGAGCTTCTTACGATGGATTCTATTACATCGTTCACGATCAAGTTACGGGAAATGTACAAGGTTTTTACTATCATAAAGATGCGGAAAAATTCCAGCAGTTAGAGCTTGTACCGTCATCCGAGACTGCGGTCGAGTGCTCTAGCTgtgattttgaaatggcATGA
- the ROX1 gene encoding Rox1p (similar to uniprot|P25042 Saccharomyces cerevisiae YPR065W ROX1 Heme-dependent repressor of hypoxic genes contains an HMG domain that is responsible for DNA bending activity), which translates to MSEKKIPRPRNAFILFRQHHHRLLIDEWTAQGVDIPHNSKISKILGVRWKSLNEQERSHWEEQARKEKCEHEKKYPDYRYKPTRRHRRKSGKPLPLQQGSPHLPVQMTLQHQNPQQFQSSPTMPTQPHPHPHPTPLSAITKGISSPAQAPTGVIHPNQQVHPPPALAPQLTPMHNLMAPGPAAGQYRPLPYPMAPSNTRPTTGATAHHHQPHHHPSAPVYQPYYLPLHGYLPKFSQVPSSQVAQATTPHHHTQVTTTTPQPPPGATGSISGVPPGVPPPSLPSSLPPATAISPSAVPHIPAATSATAIPTPTSISSNTTSVNQEGGRAGTLPFSGGERSVNNHNWQWRGYAYPFDRR; encoded by the coding sequence ATGAGTGAGAAGAAGATCCCGCGGCCGCGGAATGCATTCATACTCTTCCGCcagcatcatcatcgatTGTTGATCGACGAATGGACAGCTCAAGGGGTAGACATACCGCATAACTCaaaaatttcgaaaatACTAGGAGTTAGGTGGAAATCCTTGAACGAGCAAGAAAGATCACATTGGGAAGAACAAGCAAGAAAGGAAAAGTGTGAACATGAAAAGAAGTATCCAGATTATAGATATAAGCCAACGAGAAGAcatagaagaaaaagtgGCAAACCGCTACCGTTACAGCAAGGCTCGCCACATTTGCCAGTACAGATGACACTGCAACATCAAAATCCACAACAGTTCCAATCGTCACCCACAATGCCTACTCAACCACATCCACATCCTCATCCAACACCATTGTCTGCTATTACAAAGGGGATCTCTTCACCCGCCCAAGCACCGACCGGTGTTATACACCCGAATCAGCAAGTTCatccaccaccagcacTGGCGCCTCAATTAACACCTATGCATAATTTAATGGCACCGGGCCCCGCTGCAGGGCAGTATAGGCCGTTGCCATACCCGATGGCTCCTTCTAATACTCGCCCTACAACGGGCGCTACCgctcatcatcatcaacctcatcatcatccatcCGCACCGGTGTACCAACCGTACTACCTTCCATTGCATGGTTATCTACCCAAGTTTAGCCAAGTTCCCTCGTCACAGGTGGCGCAGGCTACTACACCACACCACCACACACAAGTCACTACTACTACACCACAGCCGCCGCCCGGTGCGACGGGATCTATTTCGGGCGTGCCGCCCGGTgtaccaccaccatctcTACCGTCATCGTTGCCGCCAGCAACTGCGATATCGCCATCAGCGGTACCGCATATTCCTGCTGCTACATCAGCCACTGCTATTCCTACCCCAACTAGTATCAGTTCGAACACAACTAGCGTGAATCAGGAGGGCGGTAGAGCAGGAACTCTTCCCTTTTCCGGCGGTGAACGTTCAGTTAACAATCATAACTGGCAGTGGAGGGGTTATGCATATCCATTCGATAGACGGTGA